A single genomic interval of Bos indicus isolate NIAB-ARS_2022 breed Sahiwal x Tharparkar chromosome 5, NIAB-ARS_B.indTharparkar_mat_pri_1.0, whole genome shotgun sequence harbors:
- the LOC109559268 gene encoding E3 ubiquitin-protein ligase SIAH1-like, whose product MSRQTATALPTGTSQTGTTSCNSEWASLFQCPICFDYVLPPILQCHSGHLVWSNCRPKISRCPTCRDPLRSIRNLAMEKVADSVLSPCKYASSGCEIILTHTEKADHEEFCEFRPYSCPCPGASCKWQGSLDAVIPHLMHQHESITILQGEDIVFLATGINLPGAVDWVMMQSCFGFHFILVLEKQEKYVGHQQFFAIVQLIGTRKQAEDFAYRLELNGPRWRLTWEATPRSIHEGIATAITNSDCLVFDTRVAQFFAENGNLGINVTISMC is encoded by the coding sequence ATGAGTCGTCAGACAGCAACAGCGTTACCTACTGGAACCTCCCAGACTGGCACAACTTCGTGCAACAGTGAATGGGCGAGTCTCTTTCAGTGTCCGATCTGCTTTGACTATGTGTTACCACCCATTCTTCAGTGTCACAGTGGCCATCTTGTTTGGAGCAACTGTCGCCCAAAGATCTCCCGTTGTCCAACTTGCCGCGACCCATTGAGATCCATTCGCAACTTGGCTATGGAGAAAGTGGCCGATTCAGTCCTTTCCCCTTGTAAATATGCATCTTCTGGATGTGAAATAATTttgacacacacagaaaaagcagACCACGAAGAGTTCTGTGAGTTTAGGCCTTACTCCTGTCCGTGCCCTGGTGCTTCCTGTAAATGGCAAGGCTCTCTGGATGCTGTAATACCGCATCTGatgcatcagcatgaatccaTCACAATCCTGCAGGGAGAGGACATAGTTTTCCTTGCAACAGGCATTAATCTTCCTGGTGCTGTTGACTGGGTGATGATGCAGTCCTGTTTTGGTTTTCACTTCATATTAGTTttggagaaacaggaaaaatatgtTGGTCACCAGCAATTCTTTGCGATTGTACAGCTGATAGGAACACGCAAACAGGCTGAAGACTTTGCTTATCGACTTGAGCTAAACGGTCCGAGGTGGCGGCTGACTTGGGAAGCCACGCCTCGATCTATTCACGAGGGAATTGCAACAGCCATTACGAATAGCGACTGCCTAGTCTTTGACACCAGAGTTGCACAGTTTTTTGCAGAAAATGGCAATTTAGGCATCAATGTAACTATTTCCATGTGTTGA